Proteins from a genomic interval of Thamnophis elegans isolate rThaEle1 chromosome 2, rThaEle1.pri, whole genome shotgun sequence:
- the LOC116503340 gene encoding zinc finger protein 160-like isoform X3 produces the protein MLENHKNVASLGYGGEEDEDFREVLQMVSCGYNTKNPIILMEVESDDRNQSNKASVVQQQKITNKHIGKCSKAFINKLDIDKHNQTQTKGEDYLCRDNINIHKRTQSLPHKNGSRTSQKRTHTGENPYKCMECGKSFSRNTYLTCHMRIHTGEKPYKCMECGKSFTFSTSLTLHSRIHTTEKPYKCMECGKSFTWSNSLASHKRIHTGEKPYKCMECGKSFSLSSSLTSHYRIHTGEKPYKCMECGKSFSLSSSLTSHYRIHTGEKPYKCMECGNTFTRRRSLTSHKRINQRNKMYNCKECGKNFPTHCQLNDHKKIHTGEKPYECMEYVKSFSSLRDLFLHKMVHKGEKPYKCMECGKSFIQRIHLSSHTRIHTAEKPYKCKECGKTFLSSNSLTSHYSVHTGERLYKCTECGKSFCQNSSLSLHKRIHTGQKPYKCMECGKSFPRNTDLIAHINMHTGEKPHKCNECGKSFIKNSQLIYHSSIHTGEKPYKCMECGKSFIKNSQLICHNRIHTGEKPYKCIECGKSFPKNSDLIAHTKIHTGEKPHKCMECGKSFIKNSQLIYHSRIHTGEKPYKCMECGKCFAASSNLTSHKKIHSGEKPYKCIECGKSFSSNSNLNTHKKIHTGEKPYKCMVCEKSFIMNRSLNSHIRTHMV, from the exons ATGCTGGAAAATCATAAGAACGTGGCTTCTTTGG GTTATGGCGGAGAAGAGGATGAAGATTTCAGGGAAGTATTGCAAATGGTCAGTTGTGGATACAATACAAAGAACCCTATAATTCTAATGGAAGTAGAAAGCGATGATAGAAACCAGTCAAATAAGGCCTCTGTGGTCCAGCaacaaaaaataacaaacaaacatattGGAAAATGTTCAAAAGCATTCATCAACAAATTAGATATAGATAAACATAATCAAACCCAAACGAAAGGAGAAGATTATTTATGTAGAGACAATATAAATATTCATAAAAGGACCCAGTCTCTTCCTCATAAAAATGGGTCCCGTACATCTCAAAAAAGAACCCACACAGGAGAGaatccatataaatgcatggagtgtggaaagagctttagtaGGAATACTTACCTTACATGTCATatgaggatccacacaggagagaagccgtataaatgcatggagtgtggaaagagcttcactttTAGTACTTCTCTTACTTTGCATTCCCGGATCCATACAACAGAgaagccctataaatgcatggagtgtggaaagagctttacttgGAGCAACAGTCTtgcttcccataaaaggatccacacaggagagaaaccctataaatgcatggagtgtggaaagagcttctctCTTAGTAGTTCTCTTACTTCGCATTATcggatccatacaggggagaagccctataaatgcatggagtgtggaaagagcttctctCTGAGTAGTTCTCTAACTTCTCATTACCGGATCCATACAGGTGAgaagccctataaatgcatggagtgtggaaatacTTTTACTCGGAGAAGGAGtcttacttcccataaaaggatcaACCAACGGAATAAGATGTATAACTGCaaggagtgtggaaagaactttcCTACACACTGTCAACTTAACGATCATaagaagatccacacaggagaaaagccctATGAATGTATGGAGTATGTGAAGAGCTTCAGCTCACTCAGAGATCTTTTTTTACATAAAATGGTCCACAAAGGGGAAAAgccttataaatgcatggagtgtggaaagtcaTTTATACAGAGAATTCATCTAAGTTCACATACAAGAATCCACACTGCAGAGAAGCCCTATAAATGCAaggaatgtggaaagaccttctTATCTAGTAATTCTCTTACTTCCCATTACTCGGTCCATACAGGGGAGAGGCTGTATAAGTGTacagagtgtggaaagagcttctgtcaaaattcttctctttctcttcataaACGAATCCACACAGGgcagaagccatataaatgcatggaatgtggaaagagcttccctAGGAACACTGATCTTATAGCACATATAAATatgcacacaggggagaaaccacatAAATGCaatgagtgtggaaagagctttattaAGAACAGTCAACTTATTTACCATAGTAGtatccatacaggggagaagccctataaatgcatggaatgtggaaagagctttattaAGAACTCTCAACTAATTTGCCATAATAGGATtcatacaggagagaagccctataaatgcatagagtgtggaaagagcttccctAAGAACAGTGATCTTATTGCACATAcaaagatccacacaggggagaaaccacataaatgcatggagtgtggaaagagcttcattaAGAACAGCCAACTTATTTACCATAGTAGGATACATACAGGGGAAAAGccgtataaatgcatggaatgtggaaaatgCTTTGCTGCCAGTAGTAACCTTACCTCCCATAAAAAAATCCACTCAGGGGAGAAACCTTATAAATGCATTGAATGTGGAAAGAGTTTTTCCTCAAACAGTAATCTTAACACACATAAAAagattcacacaggggagaagccttaTAAATGTATGGTATGTGAAAAAAGCTTTATTATGAACCGTTCTCTTAACTCCCATATAAGGACCCACATGGTGTAG